In Toxorhynchites rutilus septentrionalis strain SRP unplaced genomic scaffold, ASM2978413v1 HiC_scaffold_333, whole genome shotgun sequence, one DNA window encodes the following:
- the LOC129782014 gene encoding uncharacterized protein LOC129782014, with amino-acid sequence MNVIRFKLPENFHPKTKVYRRKKISRCVWISPDTLFTLCEVVLRKLLLHVVPRQKFWPFVISLLPNETARSSVWHQVECPWDFNRPQHATVNYSNHWSLLSTAAQHQHKTLSNIRVGSLVRNKITQQLLLDLDYCSSSGSEYQQHQGSQYELTNRELYRMGFSSPENSACDCGKNCGQCKRNLARTREETKPVIQQLVILGHSKMQPARRGTWQMQINGDRFGAGWSQVKM; translated from the exons ATGAATGTGATACGATTTAAACTTCCGGAAAATTTCCATCCCAAAACGAAAGTGTACCGACGAAAGAA GATATCTCGCTGTGTTTGGATTTCGCCGGATACCCTATTCACGCTTTGCGAAGTGGTTCTTCGAAAACTACTGCTGCATGTTGTACCGCGGCAGAAGTTTTGGCCTTTCGTTATT TCTCTTTTACCGAATGAAACCGCTCGCAGCAGCGTCTGGCATCAGGTCGAGTGTCCCTGGGATTTCAACCGGCCTCAGCACGCCACTGTTAACTACTCCAACCATTGGAGCCTGCTGTCAACAGCGGCGCAGCACCAACACAAGACACTGTCGAATATCCGTGTCGGTTCGTTGGTGCGGAACAAAATAACCCAGCAGCTGCTGCTAGATCTGGACTATTGCAGCAGCAGTGGCAGCGAGTATCAGCAACACCAGGGATCCCAGTATGAGCTTACCAATCGGGAGCTGTACAGGATGGGATTTTCCAGCCCCGAGAATTCAGCGTGCGATTGTGGCAAAAACTGTGGTCAGTGCAAACGTAATCTAGCCCGGACTCGGGAGGAAACGAAGCCAGTGATTCAACAGTTGGTGATTCTGGGCCACAGCAAGATGCAGCCAGCAAGGCGGGGCACCTGGCAAATGCAAATTAATGGCGACAGGTTCGGAGCCGGCTGGAGCCAAGTGAAAATGTAA